Proteins encoded together in one Myxocyprinus asiaticus isolate MX2 ecotype Aquarium Trade chromosome 21, UBuf_Myxa_2, whole genome shotgun sequence window:
- the LOC127412077 gene encoding uncharacterized protein LOC127412077, producing the protein MILCSHMSFAVLYCILWLAVPVLLRSEFKVAYVTERSVYMCTCAQDLGFCEKMNSSECSNCKNQSLVLQKAESPSPVQKKRLTVWYTSPLNVALLLNNSEVRHLSLVQCKPAVDQPISFDYFTVQRLETLTVTYPFWKPGLSYNITIGKDRGAPYHEEARIAVIHTSVLTGKTELKSYTVQTKVDRNGMMSFPDIYMSRNGLSEMSRIFVTFLY; encoded by the coding sequence ATGATCCTGTGTAGTCACATGTCTTTTGCAGTGCTGTACTGCATACTGTGGCTCGCTGTGCCTGTCCTGCTGCGCTCTGAATTCAAGGTGGCCTATGTCACCGAGCGCAGTGTATACATGTGCACGTGTGCGCAGGATCTCGGCTTCTGCGAGAAAATGAACTCCAGCGAATGCAGCAACTGCAAGAACCAATCACTTGTGCTTCAGAAGGCTGAGAGCCCCAGCCCGGTGCAAAAGAAGCGCCTGACGGTCTGGTACACCTCACCCCTTAATGTGGCCCTCCTGTTGAACAACTCAGAAGTTAGGCACCTGTCATTGGTCCAGTGCAAACCCGCTGTTGACCAGCCTATCTCATTTGACTACTTCACAGTACAGCGTCTGGAAACTCTAACAGTCACCTATCCATTCTGGAAGCCTGGCCTGAGTTATAATATCACAATTGGCAAAGACAGAGGCGCCCCCTACCATGAGGAAGCGAGAATCGCAGTCATTCACACCTCTGTGTTGACTGGAAAAACAGAGCTAAAATCCTACACTGTCCAAACCAAAGTGGACCGCAACGGCATGATGTCCTTCCCAGACATTTACATGTCTCGCAATGGGCTTTCGGAAATGTCCAGGATATTTGTCACTTTTCTGTACTGA